From a region of the Kaistia sp. 32K genome:
- a CDS encoding Xaa-Pro peptidase family protein — MFQDMLARRDALPPITVGEYRQRVKDAQALMAENGLDAVFATSEFNFRYFTGDITQGPIQGGRPRSVLIPAKGDPIAVLARGVDDAIRETTWVKEVRSWPGPAPEDEGVTEIIKLVSELTGPNARIGIEMGPESRLGWPVADFLRIARGIAPREFVDANTPVFMRLRQVKSAAEVARIRRVCEIVSEGYARLPQLLRIGQTEIEACRAFEATCYALGVDKTRVVGISERGGHLRTFVGPTDRVLAEEDILFLDTGCMIDNYCCDFNRHFAFGSVDPASHKAYDIIWQATEAGIAAVKPGVTTSDVWHAMNAVISGKIGANTSNTFGRMGHSMGMAGTELPSIAPGDLTVLKPGMILNIEPSTIYECYFDGSRKLMVHEEDVVVTETGCEVLTRRTPLSMPIITARA; from the coding sequence ATGTTTCAGGACATGCTGGCTCGGCGCGATGCTTTGCCTCCGATCACGGTTGGCGAGTACAGGCAACGCGTCAAGGACGCTCAGGCACTCATGGCGGAAAACGGGCTCGACGCGGTATTCGCGACGTCAGAGTTCAACTTTCGCTATTTTACCGGTGACATCACGCAAGGTCCGATCCAGGGCGGCCGGCCCCGTTCCGTCCTGATCCCCGCAAAGGGGGATCCCATCGCGGTGCTGGCGCGAGGCGTTGACGACGCCATACGTGAGACGACCTGGGTCAAGGAGGTTCGCTCGTGGCCTGGGCCTGCCCCGGAAGACGAGGGTGTCACGGAAATCATCAAGCTGGTGTCCGAGCTGACGGGCCCCAATGCGCGGATCGGCATCGAGATGGGGCCGGAGTCCCGATTGGGTTGGCCGGTCGCCGATTTCCTGCGCATCGCCAGGGGAATCGCCCCCCGCGAATTTGTCGATGCAAATACTCCGGTCTTCATGCGGCTTAGGCAGGTCAAGTCGGCCGCAGAAGTTGCGCGCATCAGGCGGGTCTGCGAGATCGTCTCGGAAGGCTATGCACGCTTGCCGCAGCTGCTGAGGATCGGCCAAACGGAGATCGAGGCGTGTCGTGCATTCGAGGCGACCTGTTATGCGCTGGGAGTCGACAAGACGCGGGTCGTCGGAATCTCCGAGCGCGGCGGTCATTTGCGGACCTTCGTGGGGCCGACCGATCGGGTGCTCGCGGAAGAGGACATCCTGTTCCTCGACACGGGCTGCATGATCGACAACTATTGCTGCGACTTCAATCGGCACTTCGCTTTTGGCTCAGTCGATCCGGCAAGTCACAAGGCCTATGACATAATCTGGCAAGCCACGGAGGCTGGCATCGCGGCGGTGAAGCCGGGCGTGACCACGAGTGACGTGTGGCATGCAATGAACGCGGTGATCTCGGGCAAGATCGGCGCGAACACTAGCAACACGTTTGGCCGCATGGGTCATAGCATGGGCATGGCTGGAACCGAGCTTCCCTCGATTGCTCCTGGCGACCTGACCGTTCTGAAGCCCGGCATGATTTTGAACATCGAGCCCAGCACGATCTATGAGTGCTATTTCGACGGCTCCCGAAAGCTGATGGTGCACGAAGAGGACGTCGTGGTCACCGAGACAGGCTGCGAGGTCCTTACTCGCCGGACACCGCTCTCCATGCCGATCATCACTGCTCGCGCCTGA
- a CDS encoding Xaa-Pro peptidase family protein — translation MATLPPIAHREYEARVHRAQDLMAKAGLDAVLATSEYNFRYFTGDIGQSPYQTTRPRCILIPAKGKPVGLVARGIDQALVDTTWVTEVRSWPGPNPADEGVSAIVSAICDLTSDQSRIGIEMGPESRLGLPLADFMRISGLIGERQFVDGQVPVFLPVKQIKSTAELARIRTACQIVSSGFAALPGELRLGDTEVEACRKLEALCFERGIDKTPKITGISGRGGHFRTFAGPTQRQLGAGDILFIDAGCTVDFYWCDFNRHFAFGSVDPATAKAYELIWEATEAGIKAVKPGVTASHVWREMNDVIVRAKGAGTTNSFGRMGHSMGLTTTELPSISPLDETVLVPGMTLNIEPSTLYESHYDGSVKLMVHEEDVVVTESGCEVMTRRAPLSIPVIIASN, via the coding sequence ATGGCTACTCTTCCGCCCATTGCGCATAGGGAATACGAGGCCCGGGTTCATCGCGCACAGGATCTAATGGCAAAGGCTGGGCTCGATGCAGTTCTGGCAACGTCGGAGTATAATTTCCGGTATTTCACGGGCGATATTGGGCAAAGCCCGTATCAGACGACCAGGCCACGCTGCATTCTGATCCCGGCGAAGGGAAAGCCTGTCGGACTTGTTGCACGTGGTATCGACCAGGCTCTGGTCGATACCACGTGGGTGACCGAGGTGAGATCCTGGCCGGGCCCCAATCCCGCCGATGAAGGCGTCTCTGCTATCGTCAGTGCTATCTGCGATCTGACCTCGGACCAGTCCAGGATTGGCATCGAGATGGGGCCGGAATCCCGGCTTGGCCTGCCGCTCGCCGACTTCATGCGCATTTCGGGCCTGATTGGTGAACGTCAGTTCGTCGACGGGCAAGTGCCGGTGTTTCTTCCGGTCAAACAGATCAAATCGACCGCCGAGCTCGCGCGCATTCGTACGGCCTGCCAGATTGTCTCGAGCGGCTTTGCTGCGCTGCCCGGTGAGTTGCGCCTTGGCGACACGGAAGTCGAAGCCTGTCGGAAGCTCGAGGCGCTCTGTTTCGAACGAGGCATCGACAAGACGCCCAAGATCACCGGAATCTCCGGCAGGGGCGGCCATTTCCGTACATTTGCGGGGCCGACGCAGCGTCAACTGGGCGCAGGCGACATCCTGTTCATCGATGCCGGCTGCACGGTCGATTTCTATTGGTGCGACTTTAATCGGCACTTCGCTTTCGGATCCGTGGATCCCGCGACCGCCAAGGCCTACGAGCTGATCTGGGAGGCGACGGAGGCTGGTATCAAGGCGGTCAAGCCCGGGGTTACCGCAAGTCATGTCTGGCGCGAGATGAACGATGTCATCGTGCGTGCGAAGGGCGCCGGGACGACCAACAGCTTCGGACGCATGGGTCATTCGATGGGTCTAACGACCACAGAGCTGCCCTCTATCTCTCCGCTCGACGAAACCGTCCTGGTGCCGGGGATGACGCTGAATATCGAGCCGAGCACCCTCTATGAGAGCCACTATGACGGATCGGTCAAGCTCATGGTTCACGAGGAGGATGTCGTCGTGACCGAAAGCGGATGCGAGGTCATGACTCGGCGCGCGCCGCTGTCAATCCCGGTAATTATCGCGTCAAACTAA
- a CDS encoding ABC transporter ATP-binding protein, with amino-acid sequence MKTLSVSGLQKRFEKTLAVADVSFEAERGECVALLGPSGCGKTSTLRIVAGLEFPDAGTISIAGADVTRKRPYERNIGIVFQDYALFPHMTVQKNIAYGLRFRSIPEAEVAERIHAVLGIVKLQGYEARFPSQLSGGQQQRVALARALVTRPDVLLLDEPLSNLDAKLRDNLRHEIRQIIDASGVTTIIVTHDQQEAMSLADRVIVMNEGRVIQDDVPRQVYQAPRDRFTAEFIGKMNWLNPPSAERDDGAAFSRLLSRHPGKLVGVRPENIIVGGPDIVGDDHLSFDIVVEATEFLGPHVQIWSTLNGAPFTALHASNSSALPVTGDRVMVSFRLNDLIAVPAEQLL; translated from the coding sequence ATGAAGACTCTCAGTGTCAGCGGTTTGCAGAAGCGCTTCGAGAAGACGCTCGCTGTGGCGGATGTTTCATTCGAGGCTGAGCGGGGCGAGTGCGTCGCGCTTCTGGGGCCGAGCGGCTGCGGAAAGACCTCCACGCTTCGGATCGTAGCGGGGCTCGAATTTCCTGATGCCGGAACGATCAGCATCGCCGGAGCTGACGTCACCAGGAAGCGTCCCTATGAGCGCAATATCGGTATCGTTTTCCAAGACTATGCCCTCTTCCCGCACATGACGGTGCAGAAGAACATCGCCTACGGACTGCGCTTTCGATCGATCCCGGAGGCTGAAGTGGCAGAGCGCATTCACGCGGTGCTCGGGATCGTGAAGCTCCAGGGCTATGAAGCCCGCTTTCCTAGCCAGTTGAGTGGGGGGCAGCAGCAGCGCGTCGCCTTGGCGCGAGCTCTCGTGACGCGTCCTGATGTCCTACTGCTCGACGAACCTCTGTCGAATCTGGATGCCAAGCTGAGGGACAACCTCCGGCACGAGATCCGGCAGATCATTGACGCCTCGGGGGTCACGACGATCATCGTCACGCATGATCAGCAGGAGGCGATGAGCCTAGCCGATCGGGTGATCGTAATGAATGAGGGGCGCGTCATTCAGGATGACGTTCCCCGGCAGGTATACCAGGCGCCCCGCGATCGGTTTACCGCGGAGTTCATCGGAAAGATGAATTGGCTGAACCCGCCGTCGGCCGAGCGCGACGATGGTGCGGCCTTCTCACGGCTGCTCAGCCGCCATCCAGGCAAGCTCGTCGGGGTGAGGCCGGAGAACATCATCGTCGGCGGCCCCGATATCGTGGGAGACGACCATCTCAGCTTCGACATCGTCGTCGAGGCGACCGAGTTCCTCGGTCCTCATGTCCAGATCTGGTCCACTTTGAACGGTGCCCCGTTTACCGCGCTGCACGCCTCGAACAGCTCTGCGCTGCCGGTCACAGGCGACCGGGTAATGGTCTCGTTCAGGCTGAACGACCTGATCGCGGTGCCGGCCGAGCAGCTGCTCTGA
- a CDS encoding extracellular solute-binding protein, which yields MALAPLAKLGMSEAAAADAIVGVSWGGPWLDAIKQVAAPWEKANNQQILWEAHEGGSSAAIAAKVQAAWPNPKHDLIHTNDPAIHTMSAEGWLAPLDDLPSLKDMPSEFIIRDKDGKAVSAPHSANVAMWGYRTDLVPDGISSLSDLLSPKFTGGIGLRASTLWSGLPLVSLALDRGGNERNMDPAFEFLKELAATRNVTGVFGSAVDTVNSMASGVTAVTLASQSEWRQLAKVVPIKVLGRVPNGGGLKTFYSLSQFVVTKSPRSEVTKQLVEYLIQPEQDARYAALASNAPTNIKAKFDNSEGYFLNPDEIQSFGYICDYKLMSEKGQEWNERFNREIQPLLRG from the coding sequence ATGGCGCTCGCGCCGTTGGCGAAGCTTGGCATGTCGGAAGCTGCGGCGGCCGATGCCATCGTGGGCGTCTCCTGGGGCGGCCCCTGGTTGGATGCGATCAAGCAGGTCGCCGCGCCGTGGGAAAAGGCGAACAACCAGCAGATCCTGTGGGAGGCCCACGAAGGCGGCTCTTCGGCGGCGATCGCCGCCAAGGTTCAAGCGGCCTGGCCGAACCCGAAGCATGATCTCATCCACACCAACGATCCCGCCATCCACACGATGTCGGCTGAAGGGTGGCTGGCTCCGCTGGACGACTTGCCCAGCCTGAAGGACATGCCCTCGGAATTCATCATCCGGGACAAGGACGGTAAGGCTGTCTCCGCCCCCCATAGCGCCAACGTGGCGATGTGGGGATATCGGACTGATCTCGTTCCTGACGGGATCAGCTCGCTATCCGATCTGTTGAGCCCAAAGTTCACCGGTGGGATCGGACTGCGGGCTTCGACATTGTGGAGCGGCCTTCCCCTCGTTTCGCTGGCGCTAGATCGCGGCGGCAACGAGCGCAACATGGATCCCGCGTTCGAGTTTCTCAAAGAACTCGCTGCTACTCGCAATGTCACGGGCGTGTTCGGCAGCGCCGTCGATACGGTCAATTCGATGGCCAGCGGCGTAACCGCCGTGACGCTAGCCTCGCAATCGGAATGGCGCCAGCTTGCCAAGGTCGTGCCCATCAAGGTTCTTGGCCGCGTCCCCAATGGGGGCGGACTGAAGACCTTCTATAGCCTGTCGCAATTCGTCGTGACTAAAAGCCCGCGAAGCGAGGTGACCAAGCAGCTCGTCGAATATCTGATTCAACCGGAGCAGGACGCTCGCTATGCGGCGCTCGCATCAAACGCGCCGACCAATATCAAGGCAAAATTCGACAACTCGGAAGGCTACTTTCTGAATCCGGATGAGATTCAGTCGTTTGGCTATATTTGCGATTACAAGCTCATGTCCGAAAAAGGACAGGAATGGAACGAGCGTTTCAACCGCGAGATTCAGCCGCTTCTTCGCGGCTGA
- a CDS encoding NAD(P)/FAD-dependent oxidoreductase: MFCSNSYDVAIIGGGVVGCALARRFSLQGAQVILLEKGRDILVGASKGNSGLLHTGFDAPSGSLELKCVQAGYREYMEIREELALPVLRTDAVMVAWTEADEAKLVGIAQKGRENGVDVAPLTATEVLEHEPHLDHSLRAGLLVRGEHVVDPWSAPLAYVRQAIGLGAHVVFNAEVTGGSFDGTWTLSTKQGEVRANAVVNAAGLFGDQVERLLLGESSFMIKPRKGQFVVFDKAAARYLRGIVLPVPSERTKGVVLAPTIFGNVLIGPTAEEQDERDRATVTQDALETLIDRAVAMLPPLKDMPVTATYAGLRPASERSEYRVSCRPADKWITIGGIRSTGLTSALGLAQHAYELYQTFGPAHTPPAHSCAPKMLNLAEHAPRDWALAGGEIVCHCELVTRREIELALASNPAPNDLTGLKRRTRVTMGRCQGFYCMGRLAELTEGRLENTVSIGAVK; encoded by the coding sequence TTGTTCTGTTCCAATTCCTACGACGTGGCGATCATTGGCGGCGGTGTGGTGGGCTGTGCTCTCGCACGACGCTTCAGCCTGCAAGGCGCCCAGGTCATCCTTCTGGAGAAGGGGCGCGACATCCTAGTTGGCGCCAGTAAGGGCAATAGTGGCCTGCTTCATACCGGCTTCGATGCGCCTTCCGGGAGCCTCGAACTTAAGTGCGTTCAAGCGGGGTATCGCGAATATATGGAGATTCGAGAGGAGCTAGCCCTCCCCGTCCTCCGCACGGACGCTGTCATGGTAGCGTGGACCGAAGCCGACGAGGCAAAGCTCGTTGGCATCGCGCAGAAGGGGCGCGAGAACGGGGTTGATGTAGCCCCTCTAACCGCCACCGAAGTTCTCGAGCACGAGCCGCATCTGGACCACTCCCTTCGCGCAGGCCTTCTCGTCCGCGGCGAACATGTCGTCGACCCTTGGTCTGCCCCGTTAGCCTATGTCCGCCAGGCAATTGGGCTCGGCGCGCATGTTGTGTTCAATGCAGAGGTTACCGGCGGCTCGTTCGATGGCACGTGGACGCTGTCCACAAAGCAAGGCGAGGTGCGCGCCAACGCCGTCGTCAATGCGGCGGGCCTTTTCGGAGATCAGGTTGAGCGGCTGCTGCTTGGCGAGAGCAGCTTTATGATTAAGCCCCGCAAGGGACAGTTTGTCGTTTTTGACAAGGCCGCAGCTCGCTATCTGCGCGGCATAGTCCTGCCAGTGCCGAGCGAGCGCACCAAGGGTGTGGTTTTGGCGCCGACGATCTTCGGAAATGTGCTTATCGGCCCCACGGCCGAAGAGCAGGACGAGCGCGACAGAGCAACGGTCACACAAGATGCCCTTGAGACTCTGATTGATAGGGCAGTCGCAATGCTGCCTCCGCTTAAGGACATGCCTGTAACCGCGACATATGCTGGATTGCGACCAGCCTCCGAACGTTCAGAGTATCGCGTGTCGTGCAGGCCTGCCGATAAATGGATTACAATTGGAGGGATACGCTCTACGGGACTGACCTCAGCCTTGGGCCTGGCGCAACACGCTTACGAACTCTATCAAACCTTCGGACCGGCCCACACCCCGCCAGCTCACAGCTGCGCTCCCAAGATGCTCAACCTGGCCGAGCACGCGCCTCGCGATTGGGCTTTGGCAGGCGGAGAGATCGTTTGCCATTGCGAACTTGTCACGCGGCGCGAGATCGAGCTGGCGCTCGCATCCAATCCCGCCCCAAACGATCTGACAGGCCTCAAACGCCGGACCCGAGTCACCATGGGGCGTTGCCAAGGTTTCTACTGCATGGGGAGATTGGCCGAATTGACCGAAGGACGACTGGAGAACACCGTATCGATCGGAGCCGTGAAGTGA
- a CDS encoding NAD(P)/FAD-dependent oxidoreductase, protein MSGSADADIVVVGSGPSGLGAAIALRSRGFEKIVVLDREPVAGGIPRHCEHPTWGIREFGWPMKGSQFARRLVARATKMGIEIRTLTTVVALRPGGTLDITDEGGTRSIQARRIILANGARETPRSARLVSGDRPLGILNVGALQSLIYLKQLKPFERPLIVGTELVSLSALNTCIKNGIKPVAMIEARARPVARWPLSLYPRLERVPFYLGTQLLEIQGRDRVERVKLLGPDKVPFELECDGVLFTGGFTPETGIIRNSHLAFDARSRGPMVDQYGRCSDPSIYAAGNVLRPIETGSWCYREGLRTGHTVADDLEGKLPQALRTVPIEIGDGISYAIPGQIALAGDRLDAHIQLRVQRAVAGSVIVEAGEDVILRRRLLTRPERRIVLKLKEASVPQNCSRLHVGLKLGHMRFLSRLAP, encoded by the coding sequence GTGAGCGGTTCTGCGGATGCGGATATTGTCGTAGTCGGAAGCGGCCCATCGGGCTTAGGGGCGGCGATCGCCCTGCGCTCGCGCGGGTTCGAAAAAATTGTCGTGTTGGATCGCGAACCTGTTGCTGGCGGCATCCCGCGGCATTGCGAGCACCCGACCTGGGGTATCCGGGAGTTCGGATGGCCAATGAAGGGATCCCAGTTCGCGCGCCGTCTGGTTGCCCGCGCCACGAAAATGGGAATCGAGATCCGAACCCTGACAACTGTCGTTGCCCTCCGGCCGGGCGGCACTCTGGACATCACCGATGAAGGTGGCACCCGCTCGATCCAGGCACGCCGGATCATTTTGGCCAATGGGGCACGCGAAACCCCGCGCTCTGCGCGCCTCGTCTCGGGGGACAGGCCGCTCGGAATCTTGAACGTTGGCGCGCTGCAGTCGCTAATCTACCTGAAGCAGCTGAAGCCGTTTGAACGTCCCTTGATCGTCGGGACCGAACTGGTCAGCCTGTCGGCCCTCAATACCTGCATCAAGAACGGCATCAAACCCGTTGCTATGATCGAGGCAAGGGCTCGGCCGGTCGCTCGATGGCCGCTGTCACTTTATCCCCGGCTGGAGCGGGTTCCTTTCTACCTGGGTACTCAGCTGCTTGAGATTCAGGGACGCGACCGCGTCGAGCGTGTGAAGCTTCTTGGTCCCGATAAAGTACCATTTGAGCTCGAATGTGATGGGGTACTTTTCACAGGGGGGTTCACTCCGGAAACGGGGATCATTCGCAACAGCCACCTTGCCTTTGACGCTCGCAGTCGAGGTCCGATGGTTGACCAATACGGGCGCTGCTCCGACCCCAGTATTTATGCCGCCGGAAATGTGCTGCGCCCAATCGAGACCGGTAGTTGGTGCTACCGTGAGGGCCTGCGAACGGGGCATACAGTTGCCGACGATTTAGAAGGAAAACTGCCCCAAGCGCTGCGCACCGTGCCGATCGAAATTGGCGACGGCATCTCCTATGCGATCCCCGGCCAGATAGCGCTGGCGGGTGATCGGCTCGACGCGCATATCCAGCTACGCGTCCAACGCGCCGTTGCTGGCTCCGTCATCGTCGAAGCGGGTGAGGACGTTATCCTCAGACGCCGGTTGTTGACCCGGCCAGAACGCAGAATTGTCCTGAAACTGAAAGAGGCTTCGGTTCCGCAGAATTGCAGCAGGTTGCATGTCGGCCTCAAGCTAGGTCACATGAGATTTTTGTCGAGATTGGCTCCCTGA
- a CDS encoding ABC transporter permease: MKAIFDVVALGAYRLALIAVMIFLIAPILITLSLSLDPRDLVLNFPPPGISLKWFERLFSNGHLLEGLKVSLMLAMATSVLVTLISLLAAIGIYRAPPRLRGAVESVISLPFIVPHMVVGFGLLLFLSLIGIENTVLRLILGHLIVTLPFGFRAICGAVFGVRKSLLEAAATLGANETRAVIDILLPLARPGVAASLVLAFALSLEEVTLSIFLIDARTYTFSTALFSSMRDTFNPEIAAASVALIVISGLLVIVMQKFIGLDRVVGSGGSVKG; the protein is encoded by the coding sequence ATGAAGGCTATTTTCGATGTCGTCGCGCTTGGCGCTTATCGGCTTGCGCTCATCGCGGTCATGATCTTCTTGATCGCGCCGATCCTGATCACCTTGTCGCTGTCCCTGGATCCCCGAGACCTGGTGCTCAACTTCCCGCCGCCGGGGATCTCGCTCAAGTGGTTCGAGCGGCTTTTCTCCAACGGCCATCTCCTCGAGGGTCTGAAGGTCAGCTTGATGCTGGCAATGGCGACATCGGTACTGGTGACGCTGATTTCGCTCCTCGCCGCGATCGGAATCTATCGGGCGCCGCCGCGGCTGCGCGGGGCAGTCGAGTCGGTGATTTCGTTGCCCTTCATCGTTCCCCATATGGTGGTGGGGTTCGGTCTGCTGCTCTTCCTGTCGCTGATCGGTATCGAAAATACGGTCTTGCGCCTAATTCTCGGCCATCTGATCGTGACGCTGCCCTTTGGCTTTCGAGCCATCTGCGGAGCGGTGTTCGGCGTCAGGAAATCGCTGCTCGAGGCTGCGGCGACGTTGGGGGCGAACGAGACCCGGGCGGTGATCGACATCCTCTTGCCGCTCGCTCGACCGGGCGTCGCTGCGAGCCTGGTTCTCGCCTTCGCTTTGTCCCTGGAGGAGGTAACCCTCAGCATCTTCCTTATCGATGCGCGCACGTACACGTTCTCGACGGCGTTGTTCAGCTCCATGCGCGACACGTTCAACCCGGAAATCGCCGCGGCCTCCGTCGCGCTCATTGTGATCTCCGGGCTCCTCGTCATCGTCATGCAAAAATTCATCGGACTCGACCGCGTCGTCGGGTCGGGTGGTTCAGTCAAGGGTTGA
- a CDS encoding M20 family metallopeptidase produces MKSLENSDPIWGLVEEKRAVFTTLSDEIWEMPELNYREYRSSASHARVLEEQGFRVTRGAAGLPTALVAEAGHGGPVIAFLGEFDALPGLSQAAGVAEHHPLQAGGNGHGCGHNLLGSGALQAATAVKDYLERHGLEGRVRYYGCPAEESGSGKGFMVRSGAFDDVDAAIAWHPAAFTGVSNPVSLACCEVNFHFVGRSSHAASAPHLGRSALDAVELMNVGANYMREHMPSRARIHYAIINPGGMAPNVVQGEATVQYVVRGVDCSELHDLLQRVIRISQGAALMTETSVSHVMLAGDPNLLGNVPLEQLMHRQLEWLGPVPFDAADREVAARFQQTVSQDGIRAAFARAGEKLRVGLPLCDSIVPPRSGDAEFVGSTDLGHVSWKVPTVELRCAVYAIGTPGHSWQLVAQGKLPAAHKGMEHAAKVMAASGVELLTNPAALAAAKAEHLRQISETPFIDPMAEVAGPDLPKT; encoded by the coding sequence ATGAAATCGTTGGAAAATTCGGATCCGATTTGGGGATTGGTCGAAGAAAAGCGCGCCGTCTTCACGACGCTCAGTGACGAAATCTGGGAGATGCCTGAACTAAACTACCGGGAATACCGCTCATCGGCCAGCCATGCTCGGGTATTGGAGGAGCAGGGCTTCCGGGTCACACGTGGTGCGGCCGGCTTGCCGACGGCTCTGGTAGCGGAGGCCGGCCACGGTGGGCCCGTGATCGCGTTTCTCGGTGAGTTCGACGCCTTGCCCGGCTTGAGCCAGGCCGCGGGCGTCGCCGAACATCATCCGCTCCAGGCGGGCGGGAACGGCCATGGCTGCGGTCATAACCTGCTGGGCTCAGGGGCATTGCAGGCGGCGACAGCCGTAAAGGATTACCTCGAACGCCACGGTCTCGAAGGTCGCGTTCGCTACTACGGTTGCCCGGCGGAAGAGAGCGGATCGGGCAAGGGCTTTATGGTTCGCTCGGGCGCGTTCGATGACGTTGACGCGGCGATCGCCTGGCACCCGGCGGCATTTACCGGTGTGTCGAACCCGGTCTCGCTCGCCTGTTGTGAGGTGAATTTCCACTTCGTCGGGCGATCCTCCCACGCCGCGTCCGCCCCCCATCTCGGGCGCAGCGCGCTCGACGCGGTCGAGCTCATGAACGTGGGGGCGAACTACATGCGCGAACACATGCCGAGCCGTGCAAGGATTCACTACGCGATCATCAATCCCGGCGGAATGGCTCCCAATGTCGTCCAGGGCGAGGCTACGGTTCAGTACGTGGTTCGGGGCGTCGATTGCTCCGAACTGCATGACCTGCTGCAGCGGGTGATCAGGATTTCGCAGGGCGCGGCACTGATGACCGAGACCTCCGTCTCGCATGTCATGTTGGCGGGGGACCCGAATCTGCTTGGCAATGTTCCGCTCGAACAGCTCATGCATCGCCAACTTGAGTGGCTTGGGCCGGTTCCGTTCGATGCCGCCGATCGGGAGGTCGCGGCCCGGTTCCAGCAGACCGTGTCGCAGGACGGCATTCGCGCTGCCTTCGCCCGCGCCGGCGAGAAGTTGCGGGTAGGGCTCCCACTCTGCGACAGCATCGTACCGCCCCGCTCCGGCGACGCTGAATTCGTCGGATCAACAGACTTGGGCCATGTCAGCTGGAAAGTGCCGACGGTCGAGTTGCGCTGCGCCGTCTACGCCATTGGCACGCCAGGTCACTCTTGGCAGCTCGTCGCCCAGGGAAAGTTGCCGGCGGCCCATAAGGGCATGGAGCATGCTGCCAAGGTAATGGCTGCGAGCGGGGTGGAGCTGCTCACCAACCCTGCCGCCCTTGCAGCCGCTAAAGCGGAGCACCTCCGGCAGATCAGTGAAACGCCATTCATCGATCCGATGGCTGAGGTCGCAGGGCCTGATCTTCCCAAAACCTAA
- a CDS encoding DUF1937 family protein — MRKIFLACPYGHSDAEVIEARFAKSNEVAAVIARSGNAVFSQVSMSHPINKTMTQLDRAAIGELWAPIDRVFMEAMTEIIVIDMDGWRESSGIAREMKFFEERGLPVNIWSNVQGQFRS; from the coding sequence ATGCGCAAGATCTTCTTGGCTTGTCCTTACGGCCATAGTGACGCCGAGGTCATCGAGGCCCGGTTCGCGAAATCAAATGAAGTGGCCGCTGTCATTGCCCGGTCTGGGAACGCTGTGTTCAGCCAGGTGTCGATGTCTCACCCGATCAACAAGACAATGACCCAACTTGATCGTGCGGCGATAGGTGAGCTGTGGGCGCCGATCGATCGCGTGTTCATGGAGGCCATGACTGAAATCATTGTTATCGACATGGACGGATGGCGAGAGAGTTCAGGAATCGCGAGAGAGATGAAATTTTTTGAGGAAAGAGGTCTTCCCGTAAATATATGGTCGAACGTGCAGGGTCAGTTCCGTTCGTAG
- a CDS encoding ABC transporter permease, with amino-acid sequence MRVIVLTLVVALMFIGIARVFSLALAFGNYGVLGIFRQMFGIRGNEFAYLQFIVIAGIVHYIAPIATLTMVGYLASIDRRLSEAAQSLGASRVQAFGGIFLPLAAPGIVAVLLMSFALAASAFSVPVIIGRGLVTTITTLIYQRFSEVPNYPSGAALSITLFCISIGIIALSSFVARYLRRRIGGGLA; translated from the coding sequence ATGCGCGTCATAGTCCTGACGCTAGTCGTTGCTTTGATGTTCATCGGGATCGCGCGCGTATTCAGTCTCGCGCTTGCTTTTGGCAACTACGGGGTACTCGGAATCTTCAGGCAGATGTTCGGTATTCGCGGCAATGAATTTGCCTATCTGCAGTTCATCGTCATCGCGGGTATCGTGCACTACATCGCCCCCATCGCGACCCTCACAATGGTGGGGTATCTGGCCAGCATCGACCGGCGCCTGAGCGAGGCGGCGCAATCGCTGGGCGCTTCCCGCGTTCAAGCCTTCGGCGGGATCTTCCTGCCTCTGGCGGCTCCCGGCATCGTGGCCGTCTTGCTGATGAGCTTTGCGCTCGCAGCCAGCGCGTTTTCTGTGCCGGTGATCATCGGCCGCGGCCTCGTGACGACCATTACCACGCTGATCTATCAGCGTTTCTCCGAGGTTCCGAATTATCCGTCGGGCGCGGCCCTGTCGATCACCCTGTTCTGTATCTCGATCGGGATCATCGCGCTCAGCTCCTTTGTCGCCCGATACCTGCGCCGTCGCATCGGGGGAGGGTTGGCATGA